The Allorhodopirellula heiligendammensis genome includes a window with the following:
- a CDS encoding Gfo/Idh/MocA family protein, producing the protein MNSNPHTDVRLSCPSTARRQFLGFLAAGVGTVAMPGVVRAAANEEVRIALLGAGGRGGQIASAIGKTPGAKLVMVADPDQGRAEKLAAKYNAKAVSDLRTALDSDDVDAVAITTCNHWHCLAAVWAIEAGKDVYVEKPLSHSQWEGRQVVAAAQKHGRIVQLGTQQRSDPIQMQARQFLHDDKALGAIQYVQANRLGPRGSIGRRDTPLSPPQGLDYNLWLGPAADQPIFRNNLHYDWHWDWNTGNGEMGNWGVHILDDVRNVAYRDAVSTPSRLICGGGRIGWDDAGDTPNVHFALFETETIPTIIALSNLPAKPGAKGAWKAKGQMQMDAPGSGYAVVCEGGTYLGQRGQGNAYDADGKHIRKFKADVDTVPAHMKNFVDAVRSRDADSLAAPIENGHYSTGWCNLANVAFRASGAFNAEQLTRVSDLPQWQAIVGDMTAPLAAFGADTGDLLSSPVLEHDPATERFTGEHADLANQFLRREYRPGFEIKPIA; encoded by the coding sequence ATGAACTCGAATCCCCATACAGATGTTCGGCTTTCGTGCCCCTCGACCGCACGGCGTCAGTTTCTTGGCTTCCTGGCTGCTGGTGTTGGCACGGTGGCGATGCCAGGCGTTGTGCGGGCCGCCGCCAACGAAGAGGTTCGCATCGCCTTACTTGGGGCGGGTGGTCGTGGTGGTCAAATTGCCAGTGCGATTGGTAAAACGCCAGGTGCGAAATTGGTGATGGTTGCCGACCCTGATCAGGGCCGTGCCGAGAAGCTTGCTGCGAAATACAACGCGAAAGCCGTTTCTGATCTCCGCACCGCGCTGGATTCCGATGACGTTGATGCCGTCGCGATCACGACCTGCAACCACTGGCACTGTCTGGCTGCTGTTTGGGCGATCGAGGCGGGCAAAGATGTTTACGTCGAAAAGCCGCTATCGCACTCTCAATGGGAAGGCCGTCAAGTCGTTGCCGCGGCGCAAAAACATGGGCGGATCGTCCAATTGGGAACTCAGCAGCGCAGCGACCCCATTCAAATGCAAGCCCGTCAGTTCTTGCACGATGACAAGGCACTCGGAGCGATCCAATACGTGCAAGCCAATCGGCTCGGGCCTCGAGGTTCGATCGGTCGCCGTGATACCCCGCTGAGTCCTCCTCAAGGGCTCGATTATAATCTGTGGCTCGGCCCCGCCGCTGACCAACCCATTTTCCGTAACAACCTTCATTATGACTGGCACTGGGATTGGAACACCGGAAACGGCGAAATGGGCAACTGGGGCGTGCATATTCTCGATGACGTCCGCAACGTTGCGTATCGAGATGCTGTCTCGACGCCCAGCCGATTGATCTGTGGCGGCGGTCGGATTGGTTGGGATGACGCAGGCGACACACCCAATGTGCATTTTGCCTTGTTTGAGACTGAAACCATCCCCACGATCATCGCCCTGAGCAACCTGCCAGCAAAGCCTGGCGCGAAAGGGGCATGGAAGGCCAAGGGGCAAATGCAAATGGATGCTCCCGGCAGCGGTTATGCGGTCGTCTGTGAAGGTGGCACCTATCTGGGGCAACGCGGCCAAGGTAATGCGTATGATGCCGATGGCAAACACATCCGGAAGTTCAAGGCTGACGTCGATACGGTTCCAGCCCATATGAAGAACTTCGTCGACGCCGTCCGCAGCCGCGATGCCGACAGCTTGGCAGCCCCAATTGAGAATGGTCACTACAGTACCGGCTGGTGCAATTTGGCCAATGTTGCCTTCCGTGCCAGCGGAGCGTTTAACGCCGAGCAACTCACCCGGGTCAGTGATCTGCCGCAATGGCAAGCAATTGTCGGTGATATGACCGCGCCGCTGGCTGCATTCGGCGCCGATACGGGGGATTTACTCTCCAGTCCAGTGCTCGAGCACGACCCGGCTACAGAGCGATTTACGGGCGAGCATGCTGACCTGGCCAATCAGTTTTTGCGGCGTGAATATCGTCCCGGTTTTGAAATCAAACCGATCGCGTAG
- a CDS encoding NAD-dependent epimerase/dehydratase family protein — protein sequence MRIALTGATGFIGRYIVNQLDSEGHSLRCWHRASSDRQGFESIDKLTWVEGDLGDRQQADRLVVDCDAVVHAALYRPGKGFMGAEGDLIEFIEKNVVGTLKLIEAARDAGVGRFVVVSTCAVHDKILTDRPLDETHPLWAASHYGAHKAAIEKFVHSFGLGQDFPICAVRPTGVYGVNHPAEKSKWYDLITKVVHGENVECSRGGKEVHAADVAKAISILLTADGIKGEAFNCYDRYISEFEVATMAKEISQSSSEIAGESKLPKHQIVTDKIRSLGMEFGREALLRQTVTDLVESARSVQR from the coding sequence ATGCGGATAGCACTCACCGGCGCCACAGGTTTCATCGGCCGATACATCGTCAACCAACTCGATAGTGAGGGACATTCGCTCCGCTGCTGGCACCGCGCATCGAGTGACCGGCAAGGCTTTGAATCGATCGACAAACTCACCTGGGTGGAGGGCGATCTGGGTGACCGCCAGCAAGCCGATCGGCTAGTAGTGGACTGCGACGCGGTCGTCCACGCGGCACTGTATCGCCCGGGCAAGGGATTCATGGGTGCCGAAGGCGATCTCATTGAGTTTATTGAGAAGAATGTCGTGGGTACGCTGAAGTTAATTGAGGCAGCTCGCGATGCTGGCGTGGGACGGTTCGTCGTCGTCTCCACCTGCGCCGTCCACGACAAAATACTCACCGATCGTCCTCTCGACGAGACGCACCCCTTGTGGGCCGCCAGCCACTACGGTGCCCATAAAGCAGCCATCGAAAAGTTCGTTCATAGCTTTGGACTCGGGCAAGATTTCCCCATCTGTGCCGTGCGTCCCACGGGCGTTTATGGAGTCAACCATCCCGCCGAGAAAAGCAAGTGGTATGACTTGATCACGAAAGTCGTTCATGGTGAGAATGTGGAATGCTCGCGTGGCGGAAAAGAGGTCCACGCCGCCGACGTTGCCAAGGCGATCAGCATTCTCCTGACCGCCGATGGAATCAAAGGCGAAGCCTTCAATTGCTACGATCGCTACATTTCGGAATTCGAAGTCGCGACGATGGCGAAAGAAATCTCCCAGAGTTCGTCTGAGATCGCCGGAGAGTCGAAACTGCCCAAGCATCAGATTGTGACGGACAAGATCCGCTCTCTGGGCATGGAGTTCGGCCGCGAAGCATTGCTTCGACAAACCGTCACGGACCTGGTCGAGAGTGCCCGGAGCGTGCAAAGGTAG
- a CDS encoding glucose 1-dehydrogenase: protein MSKPLLNQTAIVTGGSSGIGEGIAKAMAAAGANVVVNFAHGRDAADSIVQSIRSDGGTAISVGADVSSEQDVLAMFSQTLEEFQSIDILIANAGIQQDAGFTEMTLDQWNKVLGVNLTGQFLCAREATKQFIKQGVRDGVSCAAGKIICMSSVHQIIPWAGHVNYAASKGGVDLMMKSIAQEIAGHRIRVNSIAPGAIQTPINKPAWDNKESLDALMTLIPYGRIGVPEDIAKAAVWLASDESDYVHGTTLYVDGGMTLYPGFADNG from the coding sequence ATGTCAAAACCACTGTTGAACCAAACTGCAATTGTCACCGGCGGAAGTTCGGGGATTGGCGAGGGTATTGCCAAAGCCATGGCGGCAGCGGGGGCGAATGTCGTCGTTAATTTCGCACATGGGCGGGACGCCGCAGACAGCATCGTGCAATCGATCCGGAGCGATGGGGGAACGGCAATTTCGGTGGGGGCTGATGTGAGCAGCGAGCAGGACGTGCTGGCCATGTTTTCGCAAACCCTCGAAGAATTCCAGTCCATCGATATCCTCATCGCCAATGCCGGCATTCAGCAAGATGCCGGCTTCACCGAGATGACCCTCGATCAATGGAACAAGGTGCTCGGCGTCAATTTGACCGGCCAATTCCTATGCGCTCGCGAAGCAACGAAACAGTTTATCAAGCAGGGTGTTCGAGATGGCGTCTCGTGCGCCGCCGGGAAGATCATTTGCATGAGCAGCGTCCACCAAATAATCCCCTGGGCAGGACATGTGAATTATGCGGCGTCCAAAGGCGGTGTCGACTTGATGATGAAGAGTATTGCTCAAGAGATTGCCGGACACCGAATCCGTGTCAATAGCATCGCACCGGGAGCCATTCAAACTCCGATTAATAAGCCAGCGTGGGACAACAAAGAATCGCTTGACGCGCTGATGACGCTCATCCCGTACGGACGCATCGGTGTTCCCGAGGACATCGCCAAAGCTGCGGTGTGGCTGGCATCGGATGAATCGGACTATGTGCACGGCACCACACTCTATGTCGACGGCGGTATGACACTGTACCCTGGTTTCGCTGACAATGGTTAA
- a CDS encoding acyl carrier protein, with translation MTPAEIRVEILDILEDISPDEDLDGLDDQKPFRDQLELDSMDFLDIVMELRKRHRVQIPEEDYGNLASMHSTVTYLEPKMKDL, from the coding sequence ATGACCCCCGCTGAAATTCGCGTTGAAATCTTAGACATCCTCGAAGACATCTCCCCCGATGAGGATCTTGATGGTCTCGACGATCAGAAACCATTTCGAGACCAACTTGAGCTCGATTCGATGGATTTCCTTGATATTGTGATGGAGTTGCGCAAGCGGCACCGGGTGCAGATTCCTGAAGAAGACTACGGAAATCTCGCCAGCATGCATTCGACGGTGACCTATCTCGAACCCAAAATGAAAGATCTCTAA
- a CDS encoding pyridoxal phosphate-dependent decarboxylase family protein: MTRPRTNPLELSGEQMRLATQRVLDLLIEMTEGNHRCPASGGDLSAGCLKDVSRPPAEGPRELDDLLKIVRAAVDPSYQSAGPGYMAYIPSGGIFTSALAEFLACGLNRYTGKVKTAPALVALEESVLRWICDLFGFPAESQALLTSGGSMANLIALTTARTVHADGQVDRATLYIGDQGHGSLAKAARTAGISRDHIRVIRSDSALQLDTEHLKDCLTADRDAGLIPVCICATAGTTNSGTIDPLREIAGIARQFQVWFHVDGAYGGLFQLTERGRRRLTGIERADSITIDPHKTLFLPFGTGAVVVRSRELLRRTFSEPADYMHDIYGASDLDITAGLPDFDELSPELTRPFRGLRLWLPLHLHGVNAFAEQINEKLDLATIAFERLATDECFEVPWSPDLSVVVFRLRGRDDDVQLDFLNRINLTQRVLLSSTRIGGSIFLRLAILSVRTHFDRVNEALEIISQAARAYRSQ; encoded by the coding sequence ATGACGCGCCCCCGAACAAACCCTTTGGAACTGAGCGGCGAGCAGATGCGATTGGCAACTCAGCGTGTGCTTGATCTGTTGATCGAAATGACTGAGGGGAACCATCGCTGCCCCGCATCGGGAGGTGATCTCAGTGCCGGATGCTTAAAAGATGTGTCGCGGCCGCCGGCTGAAGGCCCGCGAGAGCTTGATGATCTATTGAAGATCGTCCGAGCCGCGGTCGACCCGAGCTACCAGTCCGCGGGACCAGGCTACATGGCATACATTCCCTCCGGTGGAATATTCACCTCGGCATTAGCGGAGTTTCTCGCGTGCGGCTTAAATCGTTATACCGGCAAAGTAAAAACCGCGCCGGCGCTCGTAGCGTTGGAGGAGAGCGTGCTGCGTTGGATCTGTGATTTATTTGGGTTTCCCGCTGAGTCACAGGCACTGCTGACCAGCGGTGGTTCGATGGCGAACCTGATCGCGTTAACGACCGCTCGTACGGTGCATGCTGATGGACAGGTTGATCGGGCAACCCTCTACATCGGCGATCAGGGGCACGGGTCGCTTGCCAAGGCAGCCCGCACCGCTGGTATCTCGCGAGATCATATTCGCGTGATCAGGTCGGACTCGGCATTGCAGTTGGACACTGAGCATCTCAAGGATTGCCTTACCGCCGACCGCGACGCCGGTTTAATCCCGGTGTGCATTTGTGCCACAGCGGGAACAACGAACTCAGGCACCATTGACCCACTTCGTGAAATCGCGGGGATCGCCCGTCAGTTCCAGGTGTGGTTTCATGTTGATGGTGCCTACGGTGGCCTATTCCAGTTGACCGAGCGAGGGCGGCGACGCCTGACTGGGATCGAACGGGCCGATTCGATCACGATTGATCCGCATAAAACGCTATTTCTACCATTTGGAACCGGTGCAGTTGTCGTACGCTCGCGGGAGTTGCTGCGTCGCACATTCTCCGAACCTGCCGACTATATGCACGACATTTACGGCGCAAGCGATCTCGACATCACTGCCGGTCTTCCCGACTTTGATGAGCTCTCGCCCGAACTCACGCGGCCCTTTCGGGGGTTACGGTTATGGCTCCCCCTTCACCTGCATGGTGTCAACGCGTTCGCCGAGCAAATCAATGAGAAACTCGACCTCGCCACCATCGCGTTTGAGCGGCTCGCCACAGACGAGTGTTTCGAGGTGCCGTGGTCTCCTGATTTAAGCGTCGTCGTGTTTCGGCTTCGCGGCCGCGATGACGACGTCCAACTCGACTTTTTGAACAGGATCAATCTCACTCAGCGTGTGCTCTTATCGAGCACCCGGATCGGTGGCAGCATCTTCCTGCGGTTGGCTATTTTGTCCGTCCGCACGCACTTCGATCGCGTGAATGAGGCCTTGGAGATCATCTCGCAAGCAGCCCGGGCGTATCGCTCTCAATGA
- a CDS encoding beta-ketoacyl-[acyl-carrier-protein] synthase family protein, producing MIAPNSASKLPDDQRIVITGIGLTSPNGNDLASFREALLEKRSGVQPYEIRYFGKTLAGICDFNATKYQSKKDIRRGTRAGSVGVYTANEAIADSGLDWENVDKSRVGIYVGVTEHGNVETENEIYIIKGFDYDTSCWSHHHNPRTVANNPAGEIALNLSITGPHYTIGAACAAGNAGIIQGAQMLRLGECDLAIAGGTSESIHTFGIFASFNSQNALATHADPTAASRPFDKKRNGIVVAEGGCLYTLERLSDAKARGAQLYGELVGYAMNTDATDFVLPNPERQAECVQMALNKAGLEPNQIDILSTHATGTMSGDSQECKALRSVFGNCDNVRINNTKSYIGHAMGAAGALELAGNLMAFRDGVVHPTINVDELDPDCDLPGLVLNEPQQKERVDYILNNSFGMLGINSVVIIGRL from the coding sequence GTGATCGCTCCAAATTCGGCCTCCAAACTTCCTGACGACCAGCGGATTGTCATCACGGGCATTGGTTTGACCTCGCCCAATGGCAATGATTTAGCCTCTTTTCGCGAGGCGCTGCTGGAAAAACGCAGCGGCGTCCAGCCGTACGAGATCCGCTACTTCGGCAAGACCCTTGCGGGAATTTGTGATTTCAACGCGACGAAATATCAGTCCAAGAAGGATATTCGCCGTGGCACCCGAGCGGGCAGTGTGGGCGTTTATACCGCCAATGAGGCGATCGCGGACTCTGGCTTGGATTGGGAGAATGTCGACAAGTCGCGAGTCGGTATCTACGTCGGCGTGACCGAACATGGCAACGTCGAGACCGAAAACGAGATCTACATTATCAAGGGATTTGATTACGACACGAGCTGCTGGTCGCATCACCATAACCCGCGCACCGTTGCTAACAATCCTGCGGGCGAAATCGCTCTAAACCTCAGCATCACGGGGCCGCATTACACGATCGGCGCCGCCTGCGCGGCGGGAAACGCTGGGATCATCCAGGGAGCCCAAATGTTGCGGCTGGGCGAATGTGACTTGGCGATCGCCGGGGGCACCAGCGAAAGCATCCACACATTTGGCATCTTTGCGAGTTTTAATAGCCAAAACGCACTCGCAACCCATGCGGATCCGACGGCGGCCTCGCGACCATTTGACAAGAAGCGGAATGGCATTGTCGTCGCGGAAGGTGGCTGTTTGTACACTCTTGAGCGGCTAAGTGATGCGAAAGCTCGAGGAGCGCAACTCTACGGCGAGCTGGTGGGGTACGCCATGAATACTGACGCCACCGATTTTGTGTTGCCGAATCCAGAGCGGCAAGCGGAGTGCGTGCAGATGGCCCTGAACAAGGCGGGCTTGGAGCCTAATCAGATTGATATTCTCAGCACGCATGCCACCGGTACGATGAGCGGCGATTCGCAGGAATGCAAAGCTCTGCGATCGGTTTTCGGGAACTGTGACAATGTCCGGATCAACAACACCAAGAGCTACATCGGGCATGCGATGGGCGCGGCCGGGGCGTTGGAGTTGGCAGGCAATTTAATGGCGTTTCGGGACGGTGTGGTGCATCCGACGATCAATGTCGATGAGCTCGACCCGGATTGTGATTTGCCGGGTCTGGTGCTCAATGAACCCCAGCAGAAAGAGCGTGTTGATTACATTCTCAATAATTCGTTCGGGATGTTGGGTATTAATTCCGTGGTCATTATCGGTCGGCTTTGA
- a CDS encoding phytoene desaturase family protein has translation MYDTIIIGAGMSGLAAGIRLAHFDQRVCILERHYTIGGLNSFYRMGGRDYDVGLHAMTNFARKGDKRGPLAKLIRQLRFGWEDFKLAEQIGSSIRFPGVSLDFNNDIELLENEIASRFPDQIDGFRALCGSLLDYSDMDGGSPEFMRSAREVLGEHLSDPLLIEMLLCPLMWYGNARQDDMDFGQFCIMFRACYLEGFGRPYKGVRTILKNLVRKFRGLGGELKLRHGVSRIHVENGRAVGVVLDDGTEIEGKRILSSAGNIETMRMCDDITTPEIAKAGQLSFIESISILDRDPQDLGFDRTIVFYNDTEKFHWRRPDDQLCDARTGVICSPNNYIYDADEGRLPDGVVRITTLANHDRWCELSDAKYQAEKVTQYDVAVASAVRFMPDFRSHVIATDVFTPKTIRRFTFHDNGAVYGAPDKQLDGCTHLPNLYLCGTDQGFVGIVGAIVSGISMANRHCLLEDA, from the coding sequence ATGTACGATACGATCATCATTGGCGCGGGCATGAGTGGCTTGGCTGCCGGTATTCGGCTAGCTCATTTCGATCAACGCGTCTGCATCCTCGAGCGGCATTACACGATCGGCGGCCTGAATTCGTTCTATCGGATGGGCGGTCGAGATTATGATGTTGGACTGCATGCGATGACCAATTTTGCTCGCAAAGGCGACAAACGCGGTCCGCTCGCCAAGCTGATTCGGCAGTTACGATTTGGTTGGGAGGACTTCAAACTCGCCGAGCAGATCGGCTCTTCGATCCGTTTTCCAGGCGTTTCACTGGACTTCAATAACGATATCGAGTTGCTCGAAAATGAGATTGCGTCTCGGTTCCCTGATCAGATCGATGGTTTTCGTGCCCTCTGTGGATCGCTCTTGGACTATTCCGACATGGATGGCGGCTCACCAGAGTTCATGCGTAGCGCTCGGGAAGTGCTTGGTGAACATCTCAGCGACCCGTTGCTGATTGAAATGCTGCTCTGTCCGTTGATGTGGTACGGCAATGCACGTCAAGACGATATGGATTTCGGCCAATTCTGTATCATGTTTCGCGCCTGCTATCTCGAGGGGTTCGGACGTCCCTACAAGGGCGTGCGGACAATCCTGAAGAATCTCGTGCGAAAATTCCGAGGGCTCGGTGGCGAATTGAAGTTGCGTCACGGTGTCTCACGCATTCACGTTGAAAACGGTCGGGCGGTCGGCGTCGTGCTTGATGACGGCACCGAAATTGAAGGCAAGCGGATCCTGTCGTCGGCGGGCAATATTGAAACGATGCGGATGTGCGATGACATCACGACGCCTGAAATTGCGAAGGCGGGCCAGCTATCGTTCATTGAGTCGATCAGCATTCTCGACCGGGATCCTCAAGATCTGGGCTTTGACCGCACAATCGTGTTTTACAACGACACGGAAAAGTTTCATTGGCGGCGGCCTGACGACCAGCTTTGCGACGCCAGGACGGGCGTGATCTGTAGCCCCAACAACTACATCTACGATGCCGATGAGGGGCGATTGCCCGATGGCGTCGTGCGAATCACAACGTTGGCCAATCACGACCGTTGGTGCGAGTTGTCCGACGCGAAATACCAAGCTGAGAAGGTGACTCAGTACGATGTCGCAGTCGCTTCGGCGGTGCGCTTCATGCCTGATTTTCGCTCGCACGTGATTGCGACGGATGTGTTCACACCAAAAACCATTCGTCGTTTCACATTTCACGACAACGGCGCGGTGTATGGTGCGCCCGACAAGCAGCTTGATGGCTGTACCCATCTTCCGAATCTCTATCTGTGCGGAACTGACCAAGGCTTTGTCGGCATTGTTGGGGCCATTGTCAGTGGGATCAGCATGGCCAACCGCCATTGCCTGCTCGAAGACGCGTAG
- a CDS encoding response regulator, whose translation MVEPRNFRILIVEDQRPLRIVMTRLLQKMGHEVQAVAGGAEAIKFLDTYHPELIFSDISMPEMTGYELVRQLRQRDDLENTYFVAMTGLGQQSDHDQAIQSGFNEHMVKPIDINRLQELFGRLS comes from the coding sequence ATGGTGGAACCACGAAACTTTCGAATATTGATCGTCGAGGATCAGCGACCGCTGCGAATCGTGATGACACGTTTACTGCAAAAGATGGGACACGAGGTCCAAGCGGTAGCAGGCGGCGCGGAAGCGATCAAGTTTTTGGACACCTATCATCCCGAATTGATCTTTTCAGATATTTCAATGCCGGAAATGACAGGTTACGAATTGGTCCGCCAACTCCGGCAACGAGACGACCTAGAAAACACCTACTTCGTGGCGATGACGGGACTCGGTCAACAATCCGATCACGATCAAGCGATTCAATCGGGGTTTAACGAGCACATGGTCAAACCCATCGACATTAACCGCCTGCAGGAGTTGTTCGGTCGACTCTCATAA
- a CDS encoding ThuA domain-containing protein: protein MITLPRLLIVLTLFPLALWTNRVTAQDSVDPWQKKKSEVFKPLTDDTKQAILDAVPQAPTVKPQAARKILVFYRCEGFIHGSIPHANEAIRAMAEKTRAFDVDFADTYDVFTPENLQQYDLVLLNNTTGMQFQKPSQQNALLDFIAAGKGLAGIHAASDNFGDFPKCRALIGGQFGGHPWGAGGNWAFKLDDPDHALNRAFGGHGFWHRDEIYQYQPSTYQGPQVLRLLVSLDMNQADVANRIADGPREVPVSWIRTAGDGRIFYTNFGHRNETFENPAMLSHILDGIQYAIGDLSADATPTADAGDLQPALAPNK from the coding sequence ATGATAACGCTTCCCCGCCTGCTGATTGTCCTCACGCTCTTTCCGCTCGCGCTCTGGACGAACCGAGTCACCGCGCAAGACAGCGTGGATCCGTGGCAGAAGAAGAAATCGGAAGTGTTCAAGCCGCTAACCGATGACACCAAGCAGGCCATCCTCGATGCCGTGCCACAGGCACCGACGGTCAAGCCCCAGGCGGCTCGTAAGATCCTCGTCTTCTATCGCTGCGAGGGATTTATCCACGGATCGATTCCGCACGCTAACGAGGCCATCCGAGCGATGGCTGAAAAGACGCGTGCCTTTGACGTTGATTTCGCCGATACCTATGATGTGTTTACTCCTGAAAACCTTCAGCAGTATGATCTCGTGCTGTTGAACAACACGACCGGAATGCAGTTTCAAAAACCATCGCAGCAGAATGCATTGCTGGACTTTATCGCCGCTGGCAAAGGGCTGGCCGGCATCCACGCCGCCAGCGACAACTTTGGTGATTTCCCAAAGTGCCGAGCACTTATCGGCGGCCAGTTCGGCGGACACCCCTGGGGCGCGGGCGGTAACTGGGCATTCAAGCTCGATGACCCGGACCATGCACTGAACCGGGCCTTTGGTGGCCACGGGTTCTGGCATCGCGACGAAATCTATCAGTACCAACCCAGCACGTATCAAGGCCCCCAGGTGCTACGTTTGCTCGTGAGCTTGGATATGAATCAAGCGGATGTGGCCAACCGCATCGCCGATGGACCGCGTGAGGTGCCCGTGTCGTGGATTCGTACCGCCGGTGACGGACGCATCTTCTACACCAACTTCGGTCACCGCAATGAAACATTTGAAAACCCAGCAATGCTGAGCCATATACTCGACGGCATCCAGTACGCGATTGGTGATCTCTCCGCCGACGCCACGCCAACGGCCGATGCCGGTGACCTCCAGCCCGCACTGGCACCCAACAAGTAG
- a CDS encoding phytoene desaturase family protein yields the protein MAKDFLKGIADEYDVVVIGSGLAGMTSANILGRAGHRVLLLEQHYKLGGLATWFLRPGGHTFDISLHGFPHGMIKSCRRYWSRDIADRIVQLKNIRFDNPQFSLTTTFNRDDFTRLLTTRFGIEEATVNEFFDTARGMNFYDDQATTTRQLFDRFFPGRDDVVRLLMEPITYANGSTLEDPAITYGIVFSNFMSKGVFIYEGGTDDLIARMKKELTANGVDIRINCPVDQIEVSENAVQGPRVAGVRVHGRSIRCRAVVSNANLRTTILKMIGPEKLDRDFVEQTEAVRLNNSSTQVYMALKPGEEIDESSGDLFFTSTAKEFRTDLLLSRDITSRTFSFYYPRTRPTKKERFAIVSSTNANWSDWADLNPADYEASKQDLVESTIDALEKYIPGVRDKIDRAEAATPRTFQHYTMHESGASFGTKFEGLAVSRALAQQISGMYHAGSVGIIMSGWLGAINYGVIVSNEVDQLLVRESFPV from the coding sequence ATGGCCAAGGATTTTCTCAAAGGGATTGCTGACGAGTACGACGTCGTCGTCATCGGCAGCGGATTAGCAGGGATGACCTCGGCCAATATTCTTGGACGGGCCGGACACCGTGTGTTGCTGCTCGAACAGCACTATAAGCTCGGTGGGTTGGCAACTTGGTTCCTGCGCCCGGGCGGCCATACCTTCGACATTTCACTGCACGGCTTTCCCCACGGCATGATCAAGTCGTGTCGGCGGTATTGGAGTCGCGATATTGCCGACCGCATTGTCCAGCTCAAGAACATTCGATTTGATAACCCGCAATTTTCGCTGACGACGACATTCAACCGTGACGACTTCACGCGTCTGCTGACGACTCGCTTTGGGATCGAAGAGGCAACCGTCAACGAGTTCTTCGATACTGCCCGGGGAATGAATTTCTACGACGACCAAGCCACCACGACTCGGCAACTTTTCGATCGGTTCTTTCCCGGTCGTGATGACGTCGTGCGATTGCTGATGGAACCGATCACGTACGCCAACGGCTCGACGCTCGAAGACCCCGCGATCACGTACGGTATCGTCTTCAGTAACTTCATGAGCAAGGGCGTCTTCATCTATGAGGGCGGCACAGACGACCTCATCGCACGGATGAAGAAGGAACTTACCGCCAACGGTGTCGACATTCGCATCAATTGCCCGGTCGATCAAATTGAAGTTTCGGAAAACGCCGTTCAGGGTCCTCGCGTGGCTGGTGTGCGTGTCCACGGCCGTTCCATCCGGTGCCGCGCCGTCGTTAGCAATGCCAATCTCCGTACCACAATTCTTAAGATGATCGGCCCCGAGAAACTCGATCGCGACTTCGTCGAGCAAACCGAGGCGGTGCGTCTGAACAACTCGAGTACCCAGGTGTACATGGCCCTCAAGCCCGGTGAGGAGATCGATGAATCCAGCGGTGATCTGTTTTTCACCAGCACCGCGAAAGAGTTCCGTACCGACTTGCTGCTCAGCCGTGATATCACCTCGCGAACCTTCAGCTTCTACTACCCGCGTACACGCCCAACCAAAAAAGAGCGTTTCGCGATCGTCAGCAGCACCAACGCGAATTGGTCCGATTGGGCGGATCTCAATCCAGCCGACTACGAAGCGAGCAAGCAAGACCTGGTCGAGTCCACCATAGATGCCCTCGAGAAATACATCCCCGGCGTGCGTGATAAAATCGATCGCGCCGAAGCCGCCACGCCACGAACATTCCAGCACTACACCATGCACGAATCGGGAGCCAGCTTTGGAACCAAGTTCGAAGGGCTCGCCGTCAGCCGGGCGTTGGCACAACAGATCAGCGGTATGTACCACGCCGGCAGCGTCGGCATCATCATGAGCGGCTGGCTCGGTGCCATCAATTACGGAGTCATCGTCAGCAACGAGGTCGACCAACTCCTTGTCCGCGAATCGTTTCCTGTCTGA